DNA sequence from the Actinacidiphila yeochonensis CN732 genome:
CGACGCCGGCCGCTGGGAGGACGCCGAGCGGGCCGCCCGCGCGGTGCTCGCCGAGTCGGCGGCGGCCCGGGACCGCGTGCACGCCCGGCTGGTCCTGCTGCGCACGGCGGGCCAGGCCCTCGGTGACCGCGGCGAGTTGATCGATGAGGCGTTGCGGGAGGCCGGTGAAGCACCGGAGTTGCAGGCTCCGCTCTACCACTGGTCAGCAGTACGCGGCCTGTTGACGGGCGCGTTGGGCGAGGCAGAGCTGCACGCGCTGCGGGCGGCGCGGTGCGCCGAGCGGGCCGGCGACCGGGGCCTGCGGGTCTCCGCGCTGGCCACGCTGGCCCGGGTACGGGCGCTGTCCGGATCGGGCGAGGCGGCCGAGCGGGCGCTGGCGCAGGCCGCGGCGCTGGCCGGTGACGGGCCGCGCAGCCGCGGCCTGACCCGGATGCGGGCGGTGCTCGCGCTGGACGCCGACCGGGTCGGCGAGGCGTTGCGGCAGCTCACCGGCCTGCTGGCCGCCACCGGTGAGGGCGACGGGGTGGAGTCCACGGTGGCCTCGCTGGTGGCGCTGACCCGGGCGCAGGTGCGGGCGGGGGCCTGCCGGGAGGCCCTGCTGACGGCTGGGCGCTGCACCCGGGTGGCGGCCGAGGCCGGCATGGAGTCGGCGCCCGCCCTGTACGCGGCGGCGCTGGCGGAGACGGTCGGCGGCAGCCCGGCGCGGGCGCGGCAGGCGGCGCTGCGGGCGGTGCGGGCCGCGGAGGAGGACGGCGACCAGTTGTTCCTGCCGCGGGCGTTGGCGGCGCTGGCGCAGGCGGGGCTGTTCGGAGGGGACCGGGCCGGGGTGGCCGAGGCGGCCGAGGTGCTGCGCCGGGCGGTGCGGATCGGGGTCGCGATGGGGGCGGCCGACCCGCCGCTGCTGGGCTGGTACGCGGACCTCGCGGAGGCGCTGGTGGCGTTGGGCGAGTCCGCGGTGGCGCGGGAGGTGCTGGACGAGGCGCACGGGCGGGCCGGGCGGCTGCCGGGCAGCGCGCGGGCGGCGCTGGAGCGGGCCGAGGGCTGCTGGCGGCGGCCGAGGGCCGGCCGGCGGAGGGCGTGGCGCTGCTGCGGGTGGCGCTGGAGCGGCTGCGGCCGCTGGAGCTGCCGGTGGACCTGGTGCGGACGCTGACCGCGCTGGGCACGGTGGAGCGGCGCTCCCGGCATAGGGCGGCGGCGCGGGAGGTGCTGGGCGAGGCGCTGCGCCGGGCCGAGGAGGCCGGGGCGGTGCCGCTCGCGGAGCAGGCGCGGGCCGAACTGGCCCGGGTGGACGCGGTGCCGGCCGCGGCGGCCGAGCGGGGCGGGCTGACGCCCGCGGAGGCACGGGTCGCCGAGCTGGTACGGGGCGGCGCCACGAACCGGGAGGTGGCGGCGCAGCTGTTCATCAGCGTCAAGACGGTCGAGGGCACCCTGTCCCGGCTCTACCGGCGCTTCGGGGTCCGCTCCCGTACCGAGCTGGCGCACCTCATCACGTCGACCACGACGCCGCGTTGACCCTTGCCGGACTCCGGCGCCGACGAACGACCGCACCCGCGCCTGGTCGACCAGGCCGCACCGCCCCGAGTCGGCCAGGCCGCACCGCGCCTCCTCAACCACACCGCGTCTCCTCGACCGCACCGCGTCTCCTCGACCGAACAGGGCGACAGGGCGGCAGGGCGGCCGGACGGCAGGGCAGCAGGGCGGCAGGGCGGCCGGACGGCAGCCCTTGGGTGAAAGCCCGGCGACATGTCACGGCGATCCGCCGCCACACGTCGACGGTCCGGCGCAACACATCCTTAACAGGCGTCGCAAGGGTTCCCACGCTTACGTCCCGTCACATGCGGAACCTAGCGTGGACACGTCCCCGAACCGGGGCCCCCGACCCACGCATGGAGGACCTTCGTGACACTCCGTCGGAAACTGCTGGTGGCCACCGCCGCCCCGGCGCTGCTGCTGGCGGCCATCCCCGCCGCCGCCCACGCCGCCTCGGGCCAGCCGGGCGCCGCCCGTACCGCGATCGCCGGCGACGCGGTGCCGAGCCTGGGTGCGCACGCGGTGCGCACCGGCTCGGTTGCGTCCAACGACCGGATATCGGTCGCGGTGAGCCTGACGCCGCGCGACGCGCAGGGGCTGGCCGCCTTCGTGAAGCAGGTCAGCGACCCGAGTTCGGCGACGTACGGCCACTACCTGACGACGTCCCAGTTCGCCGCGGAGTACGGCCGCACCAGCGCCGAGGTGAAGCAGGTCACCGACTACCTCGCCGCGCAGGGCCTGAAGGTCGGCACGGTCCACTCGGGCAACCTGCTGGTCGACGCCACCGGCACCGCCGCCCAGGTGCGCAAGGCGTTCGGCACCTCGCTGTCGACGTACCGGGACGGCTCCACCGGCAGCACCTTCTACTCCAACGACGCGGCGCCCTCGCTGCCGTCCTCGATCGCCTCGCTCGTCGGCGACGTCTCGGGCCTCAACAGCCAGGCGAAGCTGCACCACCAGCCGACCACCCTGGCCAACCCGTCGGCGAGCCCGCACAACGGCCCCGGCGGCGGCTACACGCCGGCCCAGATCAAGGGCGGCTACAACGTCTCCGGCACCTACACGGGCAGCGGCCAGAAGGTCGCGCTGCTGGAGTTCGACGGGTTCAAGCAGTCCAACATCACCTCCTACGACAGCCACTACAGCCTGAGCTCCACCGCGCCGACCGTGACGAAGGTCGACGGCGGCTCCGGCTCGCTGGGCGACGGCGAGGTCGAGGTGGAGCTGGACATCGAGGTGCTCAACGCGGTCGCCCCGGCCGCGAACGTCACCGTCTTCGAGGGCCCCAACTCCGACGCCGGCGAGGTCGACACCTACCAGGCGATCGTCGACAGCGGCATCCCCGTGACGTCGATCAGCTGGGGCGCCGCCGAGTCGCAGCGCACCGCCTCCAACATCAGCGCGGTGGACGCGGTCTTCGAGCAGGGCGCGGCCGAGGGCCTGGGCTTCTTCGCGGCCTCCGGTGACAGCGGTTCGGACGACGCGGGCACCGGCGGCACCTCCGTCGACTACCCGGCCAGCGACCCGTACGTGACCGGTGTCGGCGGCACCACGCTCACCGTGACCTCCGCGAACGCCTGGAGCAAGGAGACCGCCTGGTCCGGCGGCGGTGGCGGCAAGTCCAGCACGTTCGCCATCCCGAGCTGGCAGACGCCGGTGCAGAAGACGCAGGGCGGCGGCAAGCGGCAGGTGCCGGACGTGGCGGCGCTCGCCAACCCGTCCCCGGGCGTGTCGATCTACACCGAGGGCACCTGGGCCCAGGTCGGCGGCACCAGCGCGGCGGCCCCGGAGTGGGCGGCCTTCGCGGCGCTCTACAACCAGCAGGCGGCGGCCGCCGGCAAGGCGCGGCTCGGCTTCGCCAACCCCGCCCTCTACGCGGCGAACGGCACCGGCTTCCACGACGTCACCAGCGGCAGCAACGGCGCCTACTCCTCGGCCACCGGCTGGGACTTCACCACCGGCTGGGGTTCGTACAACGCGGCGACGCTGGCCACGAAGCTCCTCAGCCAGTGACGCGGTGAACGCTCCGCGCCCGCCGGACCGGCGATCCCGTGACCAGGCGCGGCGCACCAGCTGAACCAGGAACGGCCCTGCTGAACGGCCCTGCGGTGGCCCGCCGACCGGCGGCTCTCCCGCAGGGCCGTTCCACGTCGCGGCAGCCCGTCAGCCCGTCAACCGGCAGCCCGGAAGCCCGTCAACCGGCGGCCTTCCGGCCCGCGCCCCGGTGGGACCTGCCCTACTCGGCGGACTTGGCGGACTTGCCCGACGTGGCGGGCTTGGCGGGCTTGGCGGGCTTCAGGGCTCCGGGGTTCTCGTCGGCGGCGGGGAGGCGGCCGGAGCGGATGGCGGCGACGAGGGACGCGTGGTCGCGCTCGTTCTGGTCGGCGTAGGACTCCGCGAACTCGGCGACGGCCTCGTCGAAGACGCTCCCCCCGCCGAGGTACGCGGCGATGGCGATCCGGTCCCCGGAGCGGGCGTGCGCGCGGGCCAGGGTCGCGCCGCACAGTTCGGCGAACGCGGCCATGCCGTCCGGGACCATCCGCTCGGGCTCGGGAATGCCCTTCCAGTCCCGCAGTTGGCGTACGTAGAAGTCGCGGCGTACGCCGTCGATCCCGTCGACGCGCTCCCAGCCGAGGAAGATGTCGCTGGTCGCCTGCATCAACCGCTGTCCGGACACGACTCGTTCGCCTTCCGGGCCCTGCCAGCCCTGCCCGCCGGCGAAGGGCGCCAGCGCCGAGGGCCCGGCCTCCTTGGCCTGGAGGAAGAGCGGGTCGCCGCCGTCCCGGCCGAGCAGCAGCACGATCCAGCAGCGGGTGCCGACGCTGCCGACGCCGACGACCTTCCGCGCCATGTCCGCCACCCGGTACTGCTCCAGCAGGAACCTCCGGTCGGAGGCGAGGGTGTGGCCGTAGCGCTCCAGCAGCTGCCGGATGGCCGTCTCGACCTCCTCGCGGTCGCGCCGCTCGACCTCGGGGATCAGGTCGCGCAACGGCACCAGCAGCGGCGGGTCGGCCGCGATCCGCCGCACACCGCCGACCTCCTCGGTCAGCCGGTCGAACGCCTGGAGGGTGTCGCGGCCGCGCGCCTTGGCCGCCATCCGCTCGAACCGGCCCCGCGCCCGGTCGCTGACCCGCCCGGAGAACCGCTCCCGCACCCATGCCTCGTCGACGTGGGAGTACCAGACGGCCAGGTTGCCCATCGACGCGAACTCCCGCATCCGCTCCCGG
Encoded proteins:
- a CDS encoding DUF2252 domain-containing protein, which translates into the protein MPRSSHAGYEPASDRRDVVEMVEQQSAYRLQELVPIRYARMAESPFRFYRGAAAVMAEDLAGTPRTGIETQLCGDAHLLNFRLLASPERHMMFDINDFDETLPGPWEWDVKRFATSLVVAARANGFSAKERSRIVRRAVRAYRERMREFASMGNLAVWYSHVDEAWVRERFSGRVSDRARGRFERMAAKARGRDTLQAFDRLTEEVGGVRRIAADPPLLVPLRDLIPEVERRDREEVETAIRQLLERYGHTLASDRRFLLEQYRVADMARKVVGVGSVGTRCWIVLLLGRDGGDPLFLQAKEAGPSALAPFAGGQGWQGPEGERVVSGQRLMQATSDIFLGWERVDGIDGVRRDFYVRQLRDWKGIPEPERMVPDGMAAFAELCGATLARAHARSGDRIAIAAYLGGGSVFDEAVAEFAESYADQNERDHASLVAAIRSGRLPAADENPGALKPAKPAKPATSGKSAKSAE
- a CDS encoding helix-turn-helix transcriptional regulator; the protein is MALLRVALERLRPLELPVDLVRTLTALGTVERRSRHRAAAREVLGEALRRAEEAGAVPLAEQARAELARVDAVPAAAAERGGLTPAEARVAELVRGGATNREVAAQLFISVKTVEGTLSRLYRRFGVRSRTELAHLITSTTTPR
- a CDS encoding S53 family peptidase, translating into MTLRRKLLVATAAPALLLAAIPAAAHAASGQPGAARTAIAGDAVPSLGAHAVRTGSVASNDRISVAVSLTPRDAQGLAAFVKQVSDPSSATYGHYLTTSQFAAEYGRTSAEVKQVTDYLAAQGLKVGTVHSGNLLVDATGTAAQVRKAFGTSLSTYRDGSTGSTFYSNDAAPSLPSSIASLVGDVSGLNSQAKLHHQPTTLANPSASPHNGPGGGYTPAQIKGGYNVSGTYTGSGQKVALLEFDGFKQSNITSYDSHYSLSSTAPTVTKVDGGSGSLGDGEVEVELDIEVLNAVAPAANVTVFEGPNSDAGEVDTYQAIVDSGIPVTSISWGAAESQRTASNISAVDAVFEQGAAEGLGFFAASGDSGSDDAGTGGTSVDYPASDPYVTGVGGTTLTVTSANAWSKETAWSGGGGGKSSTFAIPSWQTPVQKTQGGGKRQVPDVAALANPSPGVSIYTEGTWAQVGGTSAAAPEWAAFAALYNQQAAAAGKARLGFANPALYAANGTGFHDVTSGSNGAYSSATGWDFTTGWGSYNAATLATKLLSQ